One genomic segment of Candidatus Methanosuratincola sp. includes these proteins:
- a CDS encoding zinc ABC transporter substrate-binding protein, producing MNSRQAIFLLAVFGALAVALVSLYVLGGQQSQMQDGKVSVVATFYPLAYMTREIGGDHVSVRVLIPYNTEVHSWQPSVSDMIALTNAELIVLNGAGLEPWFNEKVLPSLNLSRTVVLDTTEGLELLALGEGEPEAYEHDHGGEYDPHTWISPYMAGKQAERIYSALVEVDPSHSEYYKARWDTLKAKLDSLDARYQQELANKSRSEIIVSHGAYGYLCSRYGFEQRSVIGLTADKQPSVQELRALVDFMVEHNISVLYVDPAYSPSYINTLKGELESQTGMAVKILKLYLALGPVDGKDYLDQLASNLENLKSGLLAG from the coding sequence ATGAATTCTCGGCAGGCCATCTTCCTGTTGGCAGTATTTGGGGCATTGGCAGTCGCTCTGGTTTCCCTTTATGTCCTTGGCGGTCAGCAGTCCCAAATGCAAGACGGGAAGGTCAGCGTGGTCGCGACCTTCTACCCGCTGGCTTACATGACCCGGGAGATAGGCGGCGACCATGTTTCAGTCAGGGTGCTCATCCCTTACAACACCGAAGTGCATTCCTGGCAGCCGTCCGTCTCCGACATGATCGCACTGACAAATGCCGAATTGATAGTCCTGAACGGGGCGGGGCTCGAGCCATGGTTCAATGAGAAAGTCCTGCCCTCGCTTAACCTGTCACGGACGGTGGTCTTGGACACGACCGAGGGCTTGGAGCTCCTTGCCCTGGGCGAGGGCGAGCCTGAAGCCTATGAGCACGATCATGGAGGGGAGTATGACCCCCACACCTGGATCTCGCCATACATGGCTGGGAAGCAGGCAGAGAGGATATACTCAGCACTGGTGGAGGTCGACCCGAGTCATTCAGAGTATTACAAAGCAAGATGGGACACCCTCAAGGCAAAGCTAGATTCGCTGGATGCAAGGTACCAGCAGGAGCTTGCGAACAAGTCTCGGAGCGAAATAATCGTATCCCACGGCGCCTACGGGTACCTCTGCAGCAGATACGGATTCGAGCAGCGCAGCGTGATAGGCCTCACAGCCGACAAGCAGCCAAGCGTCCAGGAGCTGCGTGCGCTCGTCGACTTTATGGTCGAGCACAACATCTCGGTCCTTTACGTAGACCCTGCATACTCGCCATCGTACATTAATACGCTGAAGGGTGAGCTCGAGAGCCAGACGGGGATGGCGGTGAAGATCCTGAAGCTCTACCTGGCGCTCGGTCCGGTCGACGGGAAGGATTACCTAGATCAGCTCGCCTCGAACCTCGAAAACCTGAAGTCTGGGCTTTTAGCCGGATGA
- a CDS encoding ABC transporter permease, producing the protein MSDLTTAEANKNLVQPAGGIPAPGDKSNSTIISSSPYHGLWALTNRELKKWYKNPVILLLSLIQPVLWLGLFGKAMNFGAIFTDGAFSIPGLNIPKEIINQLGTMLMLNVFGTTDYFSFLAVGMLSFIVLFTAMFSGMSIVWDRRLGTLNKVMSTPVARGSIVMSKILSSVIRSLVQASIILVLAVLLGMNISNITAIGVLGTFASLALLSFGFSAIFLMLALRSTNQNTQMAVVNLLNLPLLFGSNALFPASFMPEWLQAFVKINPISYATDIGRQMLLGAGGMGTLAFDFAYLTAFAAAFSIVGIMLSWRLLTK; encoded by the coding sequence TTGAGCGACTTGACCACCGCAGAAGCGAATAAGAATCTGGTGCAGCCGGCAGGGGGAATTCCCGCGCCTGGGGACAAGTCCAACTCAACGATAATCAGCAGCAGCCCGTACCACGGGCTCTGGGCGCTCACGAACAGGGAGCTGAAGAAGTGGTACAAGAACCCCGTGATCCTGCTCCTTTCGCTGATCCAGCCAGTGCTCTGGCTCGGCCTCTTCGGAAAGGCCATGAACTTCGGCGCGATCTTCACTGACGGCGCATTCAGCATACCTGGCCTGAATATACCGAAGGAGATAATTAACCAGCTCGGGACAATGCTCATGCTGAACGTCTTCGGCACGACCGATTACTTCTCCTTCTTGGCTGTCGGCATGCTTTCCTTCATAGTGCTCTTCACTGCCATGTTCAGCGGGATGTCGATAGTGTGGGATCGGCGCCTCGGCACACTGAATAAGGTCATGAGCACCCCTGTCGCAAGGGGGTCAATTGTGATGTCCAAGATCCTTTCCAGCGTCATCAGGTCGCTAGTGCAGGCATCAATAATACTGGTGCTGGCAGTCCTGCTGGGGATGAACATCTCCAACATTACCGCGATAGGCGTTCTTGGGACATTTGCTTCGCTAGCCCTCCTTTCGTTCGGCTTCTCTGCAATCTTCCTCATGCTTGCCTTGAGATCAACAAACCAGAACACCCAGATGGCTGTAGTAAACTTGCTGAACCTGCCGCTCCTATTCGGGAGCAATGCGCTCTTCCCAGCAAGCTTCATGCCCGAATGGCTACAGGCATTCGTCAAGATCAACCCGATAAGCTATGCCACCGACATTGGCAGGCAGATGCTTCTGGGGGCTGGGGGCATGGGCACGCTCGCATTCGACTTTGCCTACCTTACCGCCTTCGCTGCAGCATTCTCGATAGTGGGAATCATGCTCTCCTGGAGGCTCCTCACCAAGTGA
- a CDS encoding HAD-IIA family hydrolase, producing the protein MIMLSEMLRDKKGFIFDLDGCIYLGDRPIPGASETIGMLRKEGKKVLFLTNNSTRTPQEYAQKLKGMGIEAGEGEVLTSSVATAMYLKRFGTGECFVLGEQGLIQALEREGFKVLSAGEARGARYVVCGLDMHLTYEKLAAACHAIQNGARFIATNTDPRLPIDGGYVPGAGSIVEAVATATGLRPLVIGKPSKRIMKIALKAMGLGGSEVAMVGDTLKIDIAAARRAGITGVLVLSGSTRMEDLEKSRIRPDAVIPSVAELQKAFSKK; encoded by the coding sequence ATGATCATGCTCTCGGAAATGCTCAGGGACAAGAAGGGGTTCATTTTCGATCTGGACGGGTGCATATACTTAGGCGACCGCCCCATACCAGGCGCTAGCGAGACAATTGGCATGCTAAGGAAAGAGGGGAAGAAGGTCCTCTTCCTGACCAACAACTCGACAAGGACTCCCCAGGAGTACGCCCAAAAGCTCAAAGGGATGGGGATCGAAGCAGGGGAAGGCGAAGTCCTGACCTCCTCTGTGGCCACAGCGATGTACTTGAAGCGCTTCGGGACCGGAGAATGCTTTGTGTTAGGCGAGCAGGGGCTGATCCAGGCCCTCGAGAGGGAGGGGTTTAAGGTGCTCAGCGCGGGCGAGGCAAGGGGAGCCCGGTACGTCGTGTGCGGGCTGGATATGCACTTGACGTACGAGAAACTGGCAGCGGCCTGCCATGCCATCCAGAACGGGGCAAGGTTCATAGCGACAAACACTGATCCGAGGCTGCCGATCGATGGGGGGTACGTCCCCGGGGCGGGATCTATAGTTGAGGCGGTGGCGACCGCGACCGGGCTTAGGCCTCTGGTCATAGGCAAGCCGTCCAAGAGGATAATGAAGATAGCCCTGAAGGCGATGGGCCTGGGGGGCTCCGAAGTCGCAATGGTCGGGGATACACTCAAGATAGACATTGCGGCTGCGCGGCGGGCTGGCATCACAGGGGTGCTCGTCCTTTCAGGTTCCACAAGGATGGAAGACCTGGAGAAGAGCCGCATAAGGCCAGACGCAGTAATCCCTAGCGTGGCAGAGCTCCAGAAGGCGTTTTCTAAAAAATGA
- a CDS encoding metal ABC transporter ATP-binding protein yields the protein MERGAVIEVKDLDVMRSGALVIQGASFEIDKGDYVGIVGPNGGGKTTLLLAVLGIIPRQRGTVKIFGKDLERFSDWGKIAYVSQDAINFDSDFPLTVRELVSLGRLGPRSIGRPLKRADWSRVDEALEFMGISDLAGKRIGELSGGQKQRMFVAMALVRDPDVIILDEPVAGIDAVTQEKFYQKMSDLNQRKGITILMVSHDLTAVFCRMSKLICVNREVNVAEITPDVDPNEILRKAYGEHFHFVFHRHECKGEFRND from the coding sequence ATGGAGCGGGGAGCCGTCATTGAAGTCAAGGACCTTGATGTGATGCGTTCTGGCGCGCTGGTCATCCAGGGCGCGAGCTTTGAGATCGACAAAGGGGACTATGTTGGCATAGTCGGGCCGAACGGAGGCGGGAAGACGACCTTGCTGCTCGCCGTTCTGGGCATCATCCCGCGGCAGAGGGGCACAGTTAAGATCTTCGGCAAAGACCTCGAGAGGTTCTCAGACTGGGGGAAGATTGCTTACGTTTCGCAGGACGCAATCAACTTCGATTCCGACTTCCCGCTCACGGTGAGGGAGCTCGTTTCCCTCGGCCGGCTAGGTCCGAGGAGCATCGGCAGGCCCCTCAAGAGGGCTGACTGGAGTAGGGTCGACGAGGCTCTTGAATTCATGGGGATCTCCGACCTTGCGGGGAAGAGGATAGGGGAGCTCTCGGGCGGTCAGAAGCAGCGCATGTTCGTCGCGATGGCGCTGGTCAGGGATCCCGATGTGATAATCCTTGACGAGCCGGTGGCTGGGATCGACGCCGTCACCCAGGAGAAGTTCTACCAGAAGATGAGCGACCTCAACCAGAGGAAGGGCATCACGATCCTGATGGTGTCGCACGACCTCACCGCAGTCTTCTGCAGGATGTCGAAGCTCATCTGCGTCAACAGGGAGGTCAACGTGGCAGAGATCACGCCTGATGTGGATCCGAACGAGATACTCCGGAAGGCCTATGGCGAGCACTTCCACTTCGTCTTCCACAGGCACGAATGCAAGGGGGAGTTCAGGAATGATTAG
- a CDS encoding metal ABC transporter permease — translation MISPAFSFFDLLGYQFFQYALIGGSLAAFACGWIGLFLVLRREAMIVDGVAHTAFGGIAIGIFLGIDPILSALVVSILAVLGISYMRGKGLAHSDSATAVMLALGFSTGLIVVSLAGGFSVDLFTYLFGSILTISQQDLLLVTALGLVVLAFLTLFYKEILAITFDAESARMMGIPVRTISLIFNLIVALTIILSIRIIGIILVVALIVLPALAALQLRLSFRRTVVSTVLIGVLSTVLGVIVSAFYNVATSGIIVFTMVAVYLIVAAYARLG, via the coding sequence ATGATTAGCCCTGCCTTCTCATTCTTCGACCTGCTCGGCTACCAGTTCTTCCAGTACGCTTTGATTGGCGGAAGCCTGGCGGCATTTGCCTGCGGGTGGATCGGCCTCTTCCTTGTGCTTAGGAGGGAAGCAATGATAGTCGACGGGGTAGCGCACACCGCATTCGGCGGGATAGCCATTGGGATTTTCCTGGGCATCGACCCGATCCTCTCTGCGCTGGTCGTCTCGATCCTCGCGGTCCTGGGCATCAGCTACATGAGGGGGAAAGGGTTGGCGCATTCCGACTCTGCGACGGCTGTAATGCTCGCCCTAGGCTTCTCGACAGGTCTGATAGTGGTAAGCCTGGCAGGCGGCTTCAGCGTCGACCTCTTCACATACCTGTTCGGGTCCATCCTCACCATCAGCCAGCAGGACTTGCTGCTCGTCACGGCTCTGGGGTTGGTGGTATTGGCATTCCTCACGCTCTTCTACAAGGAGATCTTGGCCATAACTTTCGATGCCGAGTCAGCGAGGATGATGGGGATCCCGGTCCGCACGATATCCCTGATATTCAACCTTATAGTCGCATTGACGATCATACTCTCCATAAGGATAATCGGGATCATATTGGTGGTCGCGCTGATCGTGCTCCCAGCACTCGCAGCCCTCCAGCTGCGCCTCTCCTTCAGGAGGACTGTGGTCTCGACCGTGCTCATTGGGGTCCTCAGCACTGTCCTGGGGGTGATCGTCTCTGCGTTCTACAATGTGGCCACCAGCGGCATCATCGTCTTCACAATGGTGGCGGTTTACCTGATCGTCGCAGCCTACGCGCGGCTTGGGTGA